AAAAACTTGTGTGTTAAGAGCCTAGCATGTTAACTTATcagtatttctattttcaaCTACTAACCTGGATTCCTGAAGTGGTGAAATATGGAATCTCAAACTTTACACTAATGGGAGGTTTTCCTTCCTTATCTTCAGCTTCAACACTTGGAAGTCCAAAGTGAGCTCTCATCAGGTATTCTTTTCCACCCTACCCAAaagggacagattttttttttcttgaaacaaaaaaataaaaaaaacttgcaaCGATACAAGTGCTTTTCTTAATGTCAAATTGCTGAACTCCGCTATTCACTTCAGCTCTTCCCTAGGGcttaaaaatgagcatttgtttttattttaaaaatactttttttttttttaaagatgcagatCAAATGAGGACCAGCCTGAGGCATAACTCATTTTCTTCCAGCCTCATACTCAAAAGACAAGGGTGCCGCTGACCATTCTGATTAAATGGTGACAGACAGCTGTACTACCGCACCGTTAGCATTTGACAGAGCTCAGGCTCATGGAACCACCCAAGAAGCACAGTCTGACAAACTAAAACAGCTGCTGCTAAACCTAGGCCAAGGGATTACACCATCCACAGACTTCGCTCCAAAATCTGCTCTCTAACCTAGTTCTGAGAAATTATCCCAGTTAAACAAACATAAACAACAGTATCTTCAACATCTATTAGCAAGTTCCAATCTTCATCcaaggggaaagaggaagaggccAGTACTACTTGTCTGATACTATTAGACTTCGCTTTAGGCAGAGTCTGAACAgtcataaaatattaatgttaagTAATTACACTATTAGGCGATAAGACTAAAAATAACACTTACTGGAAAAGATTTAATGGACCAGACAATTTCACTGTTCTCTGGAACCCATTTGACACTTCCAACAGTGGTTTTAAACTTTGGCGAGTCCGCATCGTTTGGAACTGGAATGTGAATCTCCACATTGTTGGCAGTTGATCTACGCTTAAACTGACTTTTTgcctaaagaagaaaaaaacccagaaaagcaGGCCTCTAAGTATTTCCATTATGCTAGTGAGTTCAGAGAGCTGCGAGAGACACGAttcccctccaccctcccaaTCTACATACTGAGAAACTGAACCGTAACACAGAGATCGTAACTTATAAATGAAGTGTTCAAAAAGATGCAAGTCCCACAGAAATACTAAATACTTGTACAAAAATGCACATACTGCTGGTcaagctttgaaaacaaatgaaagagaagacTAAAATTAGCCATTATTATTTTAGAACTTCTGACCTTGATCATGTACTCGATGCGGCTGTGGGAATGTTTTTCAATCACAGACTCAATCCAGATCAGTGGTTTTACCTAATGGAGAAAAACACTTAACAGCTGTAGGTTTTACTTTGACACCGTCATTAAAATGTTGCTTCCCCATACAGCTACACTCAACACGTGAACCCCACAGGAAACAGAAAGTCTGTGGTGTTCCAAATGACAAACaagttgtgtttttatttaaaaaaagaattatacaAATGAGCAAGCACTGATATACCAGTGACCAAGTGTTACAAGAGTTATAGGCTTAAAAAGGTATGTCTCAGATTAATCCCTAATAACAAACACTTGTGTTCCAAAATATTTGCTAATTTAACACACTAGGGGCTGAACTATGACAAGCCCTAAAACTAACTCTAATTCAAACTACtgcccttaaaataaaaaatactaaacttttcatttcttgtctCCTGTCATAGTTTCATATTACAGACCTTCTCTAtattaaatttttccttttctgaaaggaaagctgTCCTTATCACTGTGGCTAGCATACtctcataaaattaaatgacaTAAATACTGCTGTTGTCAAGCACAATGAATTGCTACAGTGTCATTTCATCATGTagttagcttaaaaaaaaaaaaatcatcacaggAACGGTTATTTCAGAACCAGTTTCAATAGTAGTTGAAGAGGTAGAGCCTTATTGCCAAGTTACTTCTGAACTCCTTACTTCCTCCAAAAAGAGCAAGCACAAAGCTTTGCTATTAACAGTTGACTTGAAAACTACTATGCTGTCcatactttaagaaaaatgaaaaaaatcaagggaaagCCATTAGCAATTTCGCCTACAATATAAAACATTACcatataaaaaaatgcaaacatccAGACTTACGTGGGTATTAAGACGATATGACATCAGTTCAAACTCTCCATCAGGCGGAATGAAAGAAATTGTCCTGTCGTTTTCAAAGCGGGAGAGACGAACACACTGGTGAAACTTTACATCTTCCAGTTCTACTGATTTACTTTTGCCACCTagcagaaaatacacatttcaagGTGCTACACAAATTATGTCCGAAGTCTCATCGCAGCCAGTTACACAGCAAAGCAGTTGTCTGCTGACATTCCTCCCTTTTAGCCAATGCTTTCTTTAGCCTGCTATAGCTTTTTAGGACTACAGAAGTCCCAACGAAAAGAGAGATGAGGAAGCCTAGATGGTTACCATGTATTACCATCGTATTCCATCTTTGCTTGGTACTGTCACACAAGACCGAATGTGGTTTTCTACATTGAAAAACGGAGTATTTCTATCATTTTAGAACAAATCCTTTCAGCTGAACCTCAAGCATCCCAAAACCTAAGACCTGAGATAACATCTTTCATGATTATCGAGATATCACCGAAATACTCACGGCCTGTATTATCAAAGAGAACTTTGTCATTTAAACCAAGGCGTAGCTCTGGCATTCCCGAGAGAAAGACTCGCATTTTAATGGATCCAACTATCTCACTCCGTAATACGTTTCCGTTGGCACTGACCTGAACAAAAACGAAAAGAAAGGTAAGGTTGCTCTGATGTGATATGTTGCGACATCAAACAACactcccaccccatccccatGTCCCAAATTTTCTTGGATGTCTTTCGCCCAAGAAATTAATCCAGTAGAGGAGAATTAGATCAGGGAGGCGATGGGCGcagacagaggaggaaaggacaTATCAGAAATCAGCAATACATCCAAGCAAAGCATTATTTGTCTACAGGATGTCCTTATGGGTACTCAGTCTTAATGACCGACACTGTTTTGAGCATCACGGTACACTAGCCACAGTCAGCCTGACTTTTTATCGTACCCTTGCAGGTTTTCAATAAGCCCTTTTCAACACTTCCTATTACAATTCTCGTTAAAAGTTAAAGGTACGCACCAAAAGGTTAACAGACTCTATAACATCCAGgaacacttcatttttcctgtattttatccCTTCTGATCTCCATGAAACAGCATTCGTAACAGTGGCAGGTGGACGTGGAGCTCCAGTTTCAAGTTTGTGACCTTCCTGAGTGATGTACCTTTACAGCCACGTAATTGGcatgacaaaatgaaaattaattttttttgataACTAGACCAAGCCAAAACATTTGTTTGTGTATGGAAGAATGCTCCAAACTTTCCCAGGAGTTTGTCACTGTAAGTGATGCAGAATGATACTTACTCTTGTAAAATTTTACTATCAGTGGTTTGTGGATAACCAAAATCCATAAGCTCATCTAACAACtcataaataataacaaaattatccctaatgctttcttcttccaactccttgaaatattcagaaaaaacctgaaacaaagcgacaggagggaggggaagaaggaggacaTTAACTGAGGAAGCACAGCACATTCAGAATGTATTCTTGcatctaaaataataatttttaaaaagccccaaaccaaaccccacaatTCACAAACAGCATTCTGTTCAGAAGATTAGCCTCGGGAAACCCACctcaattaaaagaaagctaGAGAATCCTAGAAGCAACTTTAactattatgaaaaatatttattctggagaaaatatttttcatgccaGGTACAGATGAACCAAACAGAATCTATGTGATGTGCCACTACTCATGCATCAAGTTCACAATTCTCCTCTGTGTTCTCAGCTCTTGTGCAACTACTTACAGCATTGTGTCACATCCTTTGCCTACTCAGCTACAAAATATCAATGCCATTATTAGTGGTTAGGAAGACAGTTCtacaaaataatcaaatataaagtaaaaatgcTATTACCATAGAGTTCTTTAAAAACGTGAAAGCTCTATGCACTTCTATTTAGATCAGATCTAGACTGAACTGAAAAGAAGACGGAGGTTACTTCTGAAATTTCATACTCACCTGAACtactttatataaaaatgaaaacaccagTGATACACAAGCATTTTTCTTAGAAGTTGCAACAACTGATAAAGGATGTTCAGGAATGCATTCAAAGTCACcattcaaaaaaatgtttactaagtgcatttttaaaagcctttagGCAATTAGAGTTGGCCAAAAAACCTAAGAGTTAATTAATTAACAGTACCTCTGGTCTAACGAGATATGAAGATAAAcattcaggaaataatttattagagtaaaattattataaacACTTTTCTGCACCCTATGCTGCTGGTGCACATTACACTACGTAAAGCATAAAACTTTCTTTAACAGAGTCTCTTTATGTCACTTCACTCATTCTCTAGCTTCGCATTTAGACACAACGAAAATAATACAGCAGCACTTGGCATATCAGCGTATGTGAGCTATCTGCAGTATAAAGGATACGATATAGGTTGTTATGTTTAATCCACATAAACCGAACTCCTCCATGTGCTAGAATAGGAGAAAGCgtcccctcttcttccttttccataaGGATTGGCATAAAATGCTCCACCTCTGACATGTCCACATCTCCACGGTAATTCCGACAGATGAGAACCTataaagagaagaacaaaatccttctgttttctctctttcatgaGATGATGTTACCATGCAAGACCAACGCACAAGATAGCTGGAAGGCCTCTttaagtaactttaaaaaagtcACTAAGCTTCACTCTAGCCTCTATGCATACTATAAATGCAAATCACGATGCCAAAATACTTTGCTGATTAGAATGCAAATCCTAATCTTTCATTGCAAAGCCAGGCGTTAATATTTTCCAGAGTTATTCTTCACCTATTGCTGCACACACCCTAATAATGCCTTTAAGATGGGAAAACATACAACTCCTCTGAGACAAACTACCTCCAATTACGGCAGAGATTAATTACCCCAGACGGGATGCCCAAGGGCCCCGCTGGCACGTCTGCTATCAGCAGCCACCTCCCTCAGCATCTGTGACTGGGAAGAGAAGGCCACGACTCCCCTGTCACAGCCCGGACCCGCAGGGCCATGTAAAACTGGGGCTGGCAGCAAGGAGGCGCCGGGAAGGGGAAAGCGGCTTCCGCACACCCCAACGAGGCCGGGGGACCCCCACCATCCCGGGGCCCCTCACAGACCGGAGCGCGCCCGACCCCCTCAGCAGCCCGGGGTGAGGGAGGCCCCTCCGCTTCGGCCCTGCCGAGCCCCCCGCAGCAGCCGGCCGCCCACCGCCGCGGCCTGGGACTCACCTTGCCCTTCAGGTCCAGCACGTAGACGGCGCTGGCCGACatcgccccgccgccgccgcctcccgcccggaCCGCCGTCTCGCCGGGCCGCAGACACACCGACTTCCGCTTCCCGCACAGCACTTCCGGCAGGAAGTGACGAAACGAGACGAGGCCCGGCTGCTGCGGGGAGGTATAGGCGCAGGGCTCCGCTGAGGCAGCGGAAGAACTCCGTCACTCACCGAGCGTTGATGTCAAATAGTCCCGgggtcttttttcccctttgggaAATGGTCCCGTAGCGCTGGAAGCAGCAccaggagcggggctgggcgCTAACGGCGCCGGGGCGAGCGGCCGCAGCCCACGGGGGAGCTTTGGCCAGGCTGAGGCGGGAGCCCCAGGCAGACGCTGAGCACCCAGGGCCCAGCCAGCGACAGCAGAGGGGCGACAGTTGGGTTTAAGAACTATATTCGGGTTTAAGAGGCATGTTAGGATTTTAAACATCAAGGTACACGTCATCTCTCAAAGGGAGTAAGAATTGTAAAGGCAGGCAAGGCACTTCAAAAACTCCACGCACAAACTCTTTTCGTCAGTGCACGGCCTCTGATTTTATAGGTAAGTCAGCAccaaaaaaaggatgaaaacagcattttaataagAAGTTACCTCGGAGTTACAAGTTACATCAGACCCCCCCACTTCTGAAAGAACTCTAGATGGAAAGAAATTATACAATTCCTATAACTTACAAGAGAAGCTTACGCTATGTGAGACTGTCAGACTCTTCACTTCCAAAAAGAACTGTTAGTATCAAACAAATAAAGGAACGTTTTCCAGCTGGCTCACAGTAATTGATTTTGGCCTTAATCTCACTTTAAGCACGAAAAAAAATAGCCCTCTGCACCTACATAAATCAGAGCTCATCAGCCAATAAAAGATGTTgaatatttggttttaaaaaacaaaacaatgaaataagACAGTACAAAGTCATAAACGTTCAGAAGATATATTAAACATTCAATATGGAGAATACACGGATTTACATGGCAACCCTGTtcaatacaaacaaaacacaactccTGATCCAAAGCCTTGAAAAGCAGTCCATTCACTTCGTCCAGCTGACTTTAGGAATGTCGTAATGCTCAGTCAGAGTATCCAAGTGCCTGTTGAAGTCCtaggggagagaaggagaaagaaaacctttagtGCTTGGTGCTGACATCGCCACCGTTCAACCACAACACCCTCTGCCTCCCCGCTTCTGTGTTTCACAAAGGCGAAACGGTTCCTCCAGCCCAGCAAGCCTGCGTGCTGATGAATACATGCCGGCCTGAGCAAATCAGGATCATATAGCTTACCTCCACTCGCTGCTTATGGGTTTTGGACGCTTTCTTCAGGATCCTCTCCATTTGCTGGAGGAAGACACAAGAGAGGCCGGTTACTTCCAGCACTCGTAGCCCCTCAGGGGCCACATCTGAGGGGTCGACTGGGGTTTTTAAAGCCCTACCCTCTTCTCCTGCATCTTCTCGTAGGCCACCTGCGCCGGGGTCCGCTTGTCCAGGCCGCgcttcttctcctcctcctgcttcttgCTGCTCACGATCTGCTCCAGGATCTGGGCCTTGTCCTTcgcctttttcttcttcctgcgGGCAGAGGGCGGTCAGcgcccagccccggctgcccACCCCGGTGTGTGTCCCCCCCGCgcccgctcccccgccgccgcctcaccGCTTGCCGGCCCCCAGGGCCGCGCCGCTGCCCTTCAGCCGCAGCGGCCCGCGCTGCACCGCCTCGTAGTCCGCCATGGCGCTTCCGCCGCGGCGCCCGCCGCACtgcggcgccccctggcggtAGCGGGGGGGTGCCGCAGCGAGCGGCGCCGTTCCCGCCGCAACGGTGTGTGCTCTCCCTGCGTGAGGGAAAACCGCTACAAGCCGAAGCCGCCCTGAGAGGAAAGTCCGGAGATCCGGGCGGcgccagaaaaaaaccagtcccagccctccccacaCACCTTCTTCCACGCTGAACAGAACAATTCTGAATAATTTTCGATTATTTGAAGGCGCGCCGATGAGTGAGGCTGGCGTTCCTTCGCTGAGGGGAATAGATTTTCCACCGGACAGAGGGGCCCGCCCAGCCGGACGGTAGGAATGACCAAGAAATGAAGGTTTTACAGCCTGCCTGTGATCAATAAATAAGGCAGCCTGCCACATGCTGTAGTTGTGCTTGTTGTGTAGTTGTAGTTCCTCCTTCCACCcttgtttttcatatttcatacaGCCTGTAACACCACATTTCTCTTTACGTGTATAAACTATATACTCACACGTATTTTCAGTGTAAAGGCCGTATATGCATCAGTATATATGTATCATGGCACACTAATAATTGTTAACTAGTGGTAATGTGTATTAGCAGATAATGCAGAATAAAGGGAGTGGGTGGACTTCATAGATACTACCTCCAGTACAAACTACCATTAGCAttagggagaaggaaaggacaagGGGTTACTACCGTTGTTACTAATTTCTAGCATTTGGTGTTCATTCTTGAAAGACATTGCTAACACTTTTCAGTTAATTTACCATAtctgaaggaatgaaaaagtGTGATCCATGAAGTCTACCTGCTGCTTCAAAGACGCAAACAAGAAGCTATTAGCTGTTTGGCTAAATACTGTAACATGAGTCTCGGTTGTGCGCACAGGAGACAGGTGAGCGATGCTGGATAAGAGCCTTAAGTAGCCAGACTAAAGATTTGATGAAATGCTCCTATTATAATACTTTGCAGCCTGTGGAATAGGGAAGCTGGTTACTTGATCCTCTGCTATACCTGAACCTCATTGTTGCAGCTTTTAATAACTGAATATCCAGACCTTCTATAAAGGTGCCTTTGAGGAAAGAATGATGGGACAAGAATCAGCATTCAGAGCCAGAAATGGGCAACAAGCAAACCATTTTCACTCCGGAGCAACTGGATGCATATCAGGTATAAAACAAACTAAATGGCTGTTTGGACAGAACATTGAATAATGGCAAGGGCTTTTTTAAAAcgatctcttttaaaaattattaagtaGGAATACTAAATTACAGCAAAGATTTTAGTAACATAGTTTGACTCTTACATCAAGAAGAAGGGTTATAAAATACTCCTAATTATATGccaaaaagaaagagctttaaTGCTTGGCCACGTATATTACAATATAACTTCATTTAAGTCGCTGTGTGGGAAAAGTTTGGGCCAATGCATGCTAAAAACTGTCATTACATGTTatatcttttcttatttcatagGACTGCACATTCTTTACACGGAAAGAAATTCTGAGGTGAGTCTTGTATATGCATTTTGTGGgtaaagaagagaaattgctATAAAGACAGGTTACATACAGGTTTGTTACATAAAAAGGTTACATATAGGGtgaggtattttaaaaataattttaaaatggatttacaCAAATTTAAAGCGATACCTTTGGGCAATCTGAGcattcttgttgcttttttatgTACAAAACCTGTGTTATTTAACCTAAACTGAGCCAGAATTCTAAATTTTGTATTAAGCTACCAGTCTCTCtatcagaaataaatgtaacGAGTTTTACTTTAGTGCATACTTTGCCAGTGACATCCATGTTCCCCTCACCTTGTTTTATGACAAATGCTTCAAAGTATACTGTTATTCTTTGGGATACTTTGCCTGGTTTATTAAAACCTTGATGATTATGTCaaattttattcactttttttttatgtcttcatGTAAATAATTATACTGATACTCTAAAGTGCATTTTTCCCAAAGGCTTCACGCGCCTCATTGAACACTCCATTTAATCTCTGGCCAAAGGATCTGATAAAGAGAGGTTCAGTATTCTGTTCATGAGGGGCTGAGAATCTTCACTGAAAGCCTGAACTTGTTCTCCTCTCGTAAAAAATACTTACCCAGATAGTAATGTACATAGTACTGAATTTGCATTTGCCTTTCCATAACCATTGGGCGTATTAACAGAAAGGGAAGTGTTCAGTTTCTGCATCTCTCAAGATGTCATCACAcattttttgctaatttttctgAAGGACAGAGCACAAGTGACAATTCTGTACAGAGCATGTCCCTCTTTAGAACCTTGGTATCTGTGTATGAATTCTATACAGGATAAAATAGTAATGGTTCTGTAATAATCGAAATCTAAATCTGTCTCCTTTCCACAGAGTAAACAGAGGCCAGACCCATAACTGTGTCATGAATAAGACATTTATTATTGATAAGGAtcccttttaaaattctgtcctATTGTTTTGTTGATAAGAGCTGTGAATGGGATCCTTACTCTAGCACAAGAACTGAAGCAAATAGCATGCTGAAAAAGCGATGAATACATTCAAGTAATTATGcacattttctgtctcttgaaCCTGAGTTCTATGGAAAAACAGGAAGATACTTGGGGTGTATAAAAACCTGGCAGAGTTGCTCCCAGATCTCTCTTCCTGCCCATGGCTTTAGGCATTCAGGGTTTTATTCTGACATTTAAACTGAATCTTTCATGCTCCAGTTGAAGCTCATTATTTTTGGTCACATTCATTGTGAACTCGGAAGACAGATCCCTTTTGCCTTGCCACaagttttgtgtgtttggaaACTGATTAGGTGGACCTTCAGGTTGAAGGTCTTGTGCCTTTTTATCATGAACACATAAATCATAACTACCCTACGTGCCTGCATACGATTGCTGGCAATGTAGAAGTAAATCTGAAACTttgtaaaaatctgttttcagatacACTGTATCTGGTGGTTTGGCTGCCTGACCTGTGTAAGCATTTTTACCTAATTGTTCTGTAAGCATGAAGGCTTTGTATTTTTCACCAGTTACACtatgttgttctttttaatagTGTCTGTTCCACCAACAACTACAGAGTATACTAAATGTTATTTAGTGACTGATGTCATCCATCTGGTAAAGgatgaaaaatctgaagaatgATATGGAAAAGGCAAACGCATTGTTCTCCATGGTCTAAATAACTTGTTCCCTAAACAAGCCTTTCTATTTCAGACTGTTTTACAGATATCGAGATCTAGCCCCACAGCTAGTTCCACTCGACTACACAGACAAACCAGACGTGACACTTCCCTATGAACTCATTGGCGGCATGCCAGAGCTGAAGGTACAGCGCAAGGAACGCAACTAGAATCGAGTGACACGTGTCACTTTAATCTAcccttttttaataattcatcCAGTACTAATTGCTGGGAGGCTGAAAGACAAATAAATTTTGGCTATTGAAGTCAAAAGTCTTTCTGGAAGCTTCTAGTGATTCCCTGAAAACATCCTGAAATTGCACAAAGGCTAAGGAAGGCTGCAGCTATGTCTACCTCTGATACAACATTAGACAAGAACATAATAGCAGAAAGGGGAGTATTTGCCAAAAAGGGGttacaacaaaaataatctcaCTCTGGTTGTGTCTTAtctgcactgaaataaatgctgGTAAAGATGACCTTCCCTTGCTCCTGTGTTCCGTTGCCCAGGACAATCCATTCCGCCAGCGGATAGCAGAGGTTTTCTCACAGGATGGAGATGGCAATATGACTTTAGATGATTTTTTGGACATGTTTTCAGTGCTGAGTGAAATGGCTCCCAGAGACTTGAAAGCttattatgcttttaaaatttatggtGAGTGAGACATGCATAAAAAGTAAACTTTGGGGAAATCCTGCAGCTTCATGTAGGGatgcaaaatattcattttgtCGCCATAATGATTTCTAGTTAGGTATGTTTTTAATACagcctttcttttcattgcatttgAATGTCTGTTCTCTCTCCTAAAAACTTCTGGTCTTCATTATCCTTTTGTCTCTTCTCTTATTTATTTGGGATTAGGATTTACTACAAAATTTACAACCTGAAATTATCTGAAGTTTTCAAGAGCTGATAAACGTTTAAGAAATACTTCTGTCTGAGGGGCTGCTTGGAAAAGTGCAGCACAAGGGATTTGGCTGCCCATAAATCTGTAGGGTGGTTTTGGTagggggaggtggg
This region of Gymnogyps californianus isolate 813 chromosome 24, ASM1813914v2, whole genome shotgun sequence genomic DNA includes:
- the FAM32A gene encoding protein FAM32A, whose product is MADYEAVQRGPLRLKGSGAALGAGKRKKKKAKDKAQILEQIVSSKKQEEEKKRGLDKRTPAQVAYEKMQEKRQMERILKKASKTHKQRVEDFNRHLDTLTEHYDIPKVSWTK
- the AP1M1 gene encoding AP-1 complex subunit mu-1 isoform X2: MSASAVYVLDLKGKVLICRNYRGDVDMSEVEHFMPILMEKEEEGTLSPILAHGGVRFMWIKHNNLYLVATSKKNACVSLVFSFLYKVVQVFSEYFKELEEESIRDNFVIIYELLDELMDFGYPQTTDSKILQEYITQEGHKLETGAPRPPATVTNAVSWRSEGIKYRKNEVFLDVIESVNLLVSANGNVLRSEIVGSIKMRVFLSGMPELRLGLNDKVLFDNTGREYFGGKSKSVELEDVKFHQCVRLSRFENDRTISFIPPDGEFELMSYRLNTHVKPLIWIESVIEKHSHSRIEYMIKAKSQFKRRSTANNVEIHIPVPNDADSPKFKTTVGSVKWVPENSEIVWSIKSFPGGKEYLMRAHFGLPSVEAEDKEGKPPISVKFEIPYFTTSGIQVRYLKIIEKSGYQALPWVRYITQNGDYQLRTQ
- the AP1M1 gene encoding AP-1 complex subunit mu-1 isoform X1, with the protein product MSASAVYVLDLKGKVLICRNYRGDVDMSEVEHFMPILMEKEEEGTLSPILAHGGVRFMWIKHNNLYLVATSKKNACVSLVFSFLYKVVQVFSEYFKELEEESIRDNFVIIYELLDELMDFGYPQTTDSKILQEYITQEGHKLETGAPRPPATVTNAVSWRSEGIKYRKNEVFLDVIESVNLLVSANGNVLRSEIVGSIKMRVFLSGMPELRLGLNDKVLFDNTGRGKSKSVELEDVKFHQCVRLSRFENDRTISFIPPDGEFELMSYRLNTHVKPLIWIESVIEKHSHSRIEYMIKAKSQFKRRSTANNVEIHIPVPNDADSPKFKTTVGSVKWVPENSEIVWSIKSFPGGKEYLMRAHFGLPSVEAEDKEGKPPISVKFEIPYFTTSGIQVRYLKIIEKSGYQALPWVRYITQNGDYQLRTQ
- the CIB3 gene encoding calcium and integrin-binding family member 3 isoform X2 gives rise to the protein MGNKQTIFTPEQLDAYQDCTFFTRKEILRLFYRYRDLAPQLVPLDYTDKPDVTLPYELIGGMPELKDNPFRQRIAEVFSQDGDGNMTLDDFLDMFSVLSEMAPRDLKAYYAFKIYDFNNDDYICKSDLEKTVNKLTRNELTPEEVSLVCEKVIYEADVDNDGKLSLEDFQHMIIRAPDFLSTFHIRI
- the CIB3 gene encoding calcium and integrin-binding family member 3 isoform X1, producing MGNKQTIFTPEQLDAYQDCTFFTRKEILRLFYRYRDLAPQLVPLDYTDKPDVTLPYELIGGMPELKDNPFRQRIAEVFSQDGDGNMTLDDFLDMFSVLSEMAPRDLKAYYAFKIYDFNNDDYICKSDLEKTVNKLTRNELTPEEVSLVCEKVIYEADVDNDGKLSLEDFQHMIIRAPDFLSHYRSPLFPDSF